One window of Thalassovita mediterranea genomic DNA carries:
- a CDS encoding aspartate aminotransferase family protein, protein MPVYAPPSEVFVRGEGVNLITEDGDKYLDFVAGIAVSSLGHSHPKLVEVLQDQAANLWHLSNMFRVRAGEELADKMCARTFADRVFFTNSGTEAVECALKAARKYHWSKGNDDRIEFITFTGAFHGRSLGAINAGGNPKYLEGFGPAIEGFRQLEWGDHDALKEAVTDKTCAVFVEPVQGEGGVRAMPEECLTGLRKLCDETGTLLIYDEVQCGMGRTGKLFAHEWAENAQPDIMCVAKGVGGGFPFGACLMTEEVGLPMQPGSHGSTYGGNPLAMAVGNAVWDIISDEAFLAEVRRVSGTVSQGLKSLADSHPDKVEGVTGKGLLTGLKLKSAPKPVQNACREKGLLVGVAGNNVLRLAPPLIIEDSDVRKAVSVMDEALSEWEMEG, encoded by the coding sequence ATGCCCGTCTACGCCCCGCCATCGGAGGTGTTCGTGCGAGGTGAGGGGGTGAACCTCATCACTGAGGACGGCGACAAGTATCTCGATTTCGTCGCTGGCATCGCGGTGAGCTCACTTGGCCACTCGCACCCTAAGCTCGTCGAGGTCCTGCAGGACCAGGCCGCCAATCTCTGGCACCTCTCAAACATGTTCCGCGTGCGCGCAGGCGAGGAGCTTGCCGACAAGATGTGCGCGCGCACCTTTGCCGACCGCGTCTTCTTCACCAATTCCGGTACCGAAGCGGTGGAATGCGCGCTGAAAGCGGCCCGCAAGTATCACTGGTCCAAGGGCAATGATGACCGCATCGAGTTCATCACCTTCACGGGCGCTTTCCATGGCCGCTCGCTCGGCGCGATCAATGCCGGCGGTAACCCGAAATATCTCGAAGGCTTCGGCCCCGCCATCGAAGGCTTCCGCCAGCTTGAATGGGGCGACCATGACGCCCTCAAGGAGGCGGTGACCGACAAGACCTGCGCCGTCTTCGTGGAGCCTGTGCAGGGCGAGGGCGGCGTACGCGCCATGCCTGAAGAATGCCTGACGGGCCTGCGCAAGCTGTGCGACGAGACCGGCACGCTGCTCATCTATGACGAAGTCCAGTGCGGCATGGGCCGGACGGGCAAGCTCTTCGCCCATGAGTGGGCCGAGAACGCCCAACCGGACATCATGTGCGTCGCCAAGGGCGTCGGCGGCGGCTTCCCGTTCGGGGCCTGCCTGATGACCGAAGAGGTCGGCCTGCCCATGCAGCCCGGCTCCCACGGCTCCACCTATGGCGGCAACCCGCTCGCCATGGCCGTTGGCAATGCCGTCTGGGACATCATCTCTGACGAGGCCTTCCTTGCCGAAGTGCGCCGTGTTTCCGGCACGGTCAGCCAGGGCCTCAAATCGCTCGCAGACAGCCATCCAGACAAGGTCGAAGGCGTCACGGGCAAGGGGCTGCTGACGGGTCTCAAGCTGAAATCAGCGCCAAAGCCTGTCCAGAATGCCTGCCGCGAGAAGGGCCTACTTGTCGGCGTCGCCGGCAACAATGTCCTCCGTCTCGCGCCGCCGCTCATCATCGAGGATAGCGACGTCCGCAAGGCCGTCAGCGTCATGGATGAAGCTCTGAGCGAGTGGGAGATGGAGGGGTAG
- a CDS encoding acyl-CoA dehydrogenase family protein codes for MSEKTVPLYEHVKRFIKEEVDPMSVEFHKLGEGRAERFSYAPGQLELLDAVKQKAKDQGLWNFFLPDAETGEGLPNLDYAYIAAELGKNSLASECMNCAAPDTGNMEVLERVGTKAQKDQWLKPLLEGEIRSCFAMTEPHTACSDARNVRTQAVLKDGNWVINGEKYYASGAGDPRCKIMIVMVQTDPDAQSHQQQSQILVPMDTPGVEVLGPMHVFGEDDAPHGHMHIRFTDVTVPEENILLGVGRGFEISQLRLGPGRIHHCMRSIGAAEKALDLMLERGMSRDAFGQPLIKLGGNQEKVSRARIEIEACRLMVLKAAKAMDVLGNKEARVWISMVKAMVPEKVCKIIDDAIQMHGATGVSQWTPLARMYTSQRTLRLADGPDEVHHMVVGRNEIGRMGMKGMTKK; via the coding sequence ATGTCGGAGAAGACCGTGCCGCTTTACGAGCACGTGAAGCGCTTCATCAAGGAAGAAGTCGACCCGATGAGCGTCGAGTTCCACAAGCTTGGCGAAGGCCGCGCAGAGCGCTTTTCCTACGCGCCGGGCCAGCTGGAGCTGCTCGACGCCGTAAAGCAAAAAGCCAAGGACCAGGGTCTCTGGAACTTCTTCCTGCCAGACGCTGAAACCGGCGAAGGCCTGCCAAACCTCGACTATGCGTATATCGCTGCCGAGCTTGGCAAGAACTCGCTCGCGTCCGAGTGCATGAACTGCGCTGCGCCTGACACGGGCAATATGGAAGTGCTGGAGCGCGTCGGCACCAAGGCACAGAAAGACCAGTGGCTGAAGCCGCTGCTCGAGGGCGAAATCCGCTCCTGCTTTGCGATGACCGAGCCGCACACGGCCTGCTCTGACGCGCGCAATGTTCGTACCCAAGCTGTCCTGAAAGACGGCAACTGGGTCATCAATGGCGAGAAGTACTACGCCTCCGGTGCTGGCGACCCACGCTGCAAGATCATGATCGTCATGGTCCAGACCGACCCCGACGCGCAGAGCCACCAGCAGCAGTCGCAGATCCTCGTGCCTATGGACACACCAGGCGTTGAGGTTCTCGGCCCGATGCACGTCTTCGGCGAAGACGACGCGCCACACGGCCACATGCACATCCGCTTCACGGACGTGACCGTGCCGGAAGAGAACATCCTGCTCGGCGTTGGCCGCGGCTTCGAGATTTCCCAGCTGCGCCTCGGCCCAGGCCGTATCCACCACTGCATGCGCTCCATCGGCGCCGCAGAGAAGGCCCTCGACCTGATGCTCGAGCGCGGCATGAGCCGTGACGCCTTCGGCCAGCCGCTCATCAAGCTCGGCGGCAACCAGGAGAAAGTCTCCCGTGCGCGCATCGAGATTGAAGCCTGCCGCCTCATGGTGCTGAAAGCAGCCAAGGCGATGGACGTCCTCGGCAACAAGGAAGCCCGCGTCTGGATTTCCATGGTGAAAGCGATGGTGCCGGAGAAGGTTTGCAAGATCATCGACGACGCGATCCAGATGCACGGCGCAACCGGCGTGTCCCAGTGGACCCCGCTTGCCCGCATGTACACCAGCCAGCGCACGCTGCGCCTCGCTGACGGTCCGGACGAAGTGCACCACATGGTCGTCGGCCGCAACGAGATCGGCCGCATGGGCATGAAGGGCATGACCAAGAAGTAG
- a CDS encoding MarR family winged helix-turn-helix transcriptional regulator: protein MTHDTRNPRIYSRLQIAAQLYRKVADRQLVETAGLTAPQLGVLTRVGAAKALNQTSLARDLRLNDSAITAMVRRLIGMGMLEKTRSESDSRAFVLKLTEQGQTAIDRAVNHPIAINRRIEQEFGAEALLQFTEKLNRIIALCDEESMVEAEG from the coding sequence ATGACGCACGACACACGAAACCCGCGAATTTACTCGCGCCTGCAGATCGCCGCCCAGCTGTATCGCAAGGTTGCAGATCGACAGCTGGTCGAGACGGCAGGCCTGACAGCGCCGCAGCTCGGCGTGCTGACGCGCGTCGGCGCGGCAAAGGCGCTCAACCAGACAAGCCTCGCGCGGGACCTTCGGCTCAATGACTCCGCGATCACAGCCATGGTGCGCCGCCTGATTGGTATGGGGATGCTGGAAAAGACGCGTAGCGAAAGCGACAGCCGGGCCTTCGTGCTCAAGCTGACCGAACAGGGCCAGACTGCGATCGACCGGGCTGTAAACCACCCCATCGCCATCAACCGCCGCATCGAACAGGAATTCGGCGCAGAGGCGCTGCTGCAATTCACCGAAAAGCTGAACCGCATCATCGCCCTCTGCGACGAGGAATCGATGGTCGAGGCTGAGGGGTAG
- a CDS encoding glutathione S-transferase family protein, whose protein sequence is MKLYNSVGPNPHVVRMFMAERGIEIPTEDIDIMVGANRQPDYLEKNPHGQSPALFLDDGSLITEITAICEYLDETNPGDSLIGSTPEERAQTRRWTRWVDLKIVEPMTTAFRGAEGLPMFKDRMRCLPEASDGLKAFTQDNIAFLDKQMAGRDYVAGDKLTLADILLFCFLAFGEQVGQPLNRDFKNVAAWFDKVSKRESVKA, encoded by the coding sequence ATGAAACTCTATAATTCAGTCGGACCGAACCCGCATGTCGTTCGCATGTTCATGGCCGAGCGGGGCATCGAAATCCCGACAGAAGACATCGACATCATGGTCGGCGCGAACCGCCAGCCTGACTATCTGGAGAAGAACCCGCACGGCCAGTCGCCAGCGCTCTTTCTCGATGACGGCTCGCTGATCACCGAAATCACCGCGATCTGCGAATATCTTGATGAGACCAATCCCGGCGACAGCCTGATCGGCTCAACGCCTGAAGAACGCGCCCAGACGCGCCGCTGGACACGCTGGGTCGATCTCAAGATCGTTGAGCCCATGACCACGGCCTTCCGCGGCGCTGAAGGCCTGCCAATGTTCAAGGACCGGATGCGCTGCCTGCCGGAAGCCTCTGACGGCCTCAAAGCCTTCACGCAGGACAATATCGCCTTTCTCGACAAGCAGATGGCCGGCCGCGACTATGTCGCTGGCGACAAGCTCACGCTCGCTGACATCCTGCTCTTCTGCTTCCTCGCCTTCGGCGAGCAAGTCGGCCAGCCGCTGAACCGCGACTTCAAGAATGTCGCTGCCTGGTTCGACAAGGTGTCGAAACGCGAGAGCGTAAAGGCTTAG
- a CDS encoding YihY/virulence factor BrkB family protein, which produces MAGVDSLMIGSDIIYKIRNAPLYQRWGHPVVNIVTRTFGRIGEDDVALVSGGVAFYAFLSVFPAVACALMVWGLFTSSADLREYFEIMQTFLPDEAYRLITAQMIRIADSQSSGLSWGALVSLVVALWSASRGANALLLAIAVTYDRPAKRGFVQQNLLALGFTAGAIVFAIISLAAIGAVPPIIEALQLGAFLDALLRIIRWLGLISLFLLGIYAFMRTARPHSVRAHESRARPILPGAIVAGVIWLLASVAFSFYLSAFADYNETFGSLGAVAALLMWLWLSSFAICAGAEVNGVISRRERGLTTKTAKQKAENTEKPRRFRRQKKAD; this is translated from the coding sequence ATGGCCGGAGTTGATAGTCTGATGATTGGTTCGGACATTATCTACAAGATCAGGAACGCCCCGCTTTACCAGCGCTGGGGCCATCCTGTCGTGAACATCGTGACGCGCACCTTCGGGCGTATCGGCGAAGACGATGTGGCGCTGGTTTCTGGCGGGGTCGCTTTCTACGCCTTCCTGTCTGTCTTCCCGGCCGTCGCCTGCGCGCTGATGGTCTGGGGGCTTTTTACAAGCTCTGCCGACCTTCGCGAGTACTTCGAGATCATGCAGACCTTCCTGCCTGACGAGGCTTACCGGCTGATCACGGCGCAGATGATCCGCATCGCGGATTCGCAATCCTCAGGCCTTTCATGGGGCGCGCTTGTCTCGCTCGTCGTTGCGCTCTGGTCGGCATCGCGGGGCGCCAACGCCCTGCTGCTGGCAATTGCTGTGACCTATGACCGACCCGCCAAGCGCGGCTTTGTCCAGCAGAACCTGCTGGCGCTTGGCTTTACAGCTGGCGCGATCGTCTTTGCCATCATTTCGCTTGCTGCAATTGGCGCCGTGCCGCCAATCATCGAAGCGCTTCAGCTTGGCGCGTTTCTTGACGCGCTGCTCCGCATCATTCGCTGGCTCGGCCTGATCAGCCTCTTCCTGCTTGGCATCTATGCTTTCATGCGGACCGCCCGCCCCCACAGCGTTCGGGCCCATGAAAGCCGCGCGCGCCCCATCCTGCCGGGGGCGATTGTGGCGGGCGTCATCTGGCTGCTGGCTTCGGTCGCCTTCTCTTTCTATCTCAGCGCCTTTGCCGACTATAATGAGACGTTTGGCTCGCTTGGCGCCGTCGCCGCGCTTCTCATGTGGCTGTGGCTCTCCTCTTTCGCGATTTGCGCCGGCGCCGAAGTCAACGGCGTCATCAGCCGCCGGGAACGCGGCCTGACGACAAAGACAGCCAAGCAAAAAGCCGAGAACACTGAAAAGCCAAGGCGCTTCAGGCGCCAGAAGAAGGCTGACTGA
- a CDS encoding LapA family protein, giving the protein MMKNPKNWLAIILVALILIFALQNMELISVNFLGFGFETRRVLLIFICVIIGFVLGKTIRFKRS; this is encoded by the coding sequence ATGATGAAAAACCCGAAAAACTGGCTCGCCATCATTCTCGTTGCGCTGATCCTGATCTTCGCGCTTCAGAACATGGAGCTGATCAGCGTCAACTTCCTTGGCTTTGGTTTTGAGACGCGCCGGGTCCTTCTGATCTTCATCTGCGTCATCATCGGTTTCGTCCTCGGCAAGACCATCCGGTTTAAACGCAGCTGA
- a CDS encoding PDZ domain-containing protein gives MAAPSVHHGYAQTSSGPAKDFPTEEKSDALKDVEALCALVREHYVYFAPRKSVWEATCEAAREAALTEAAATPAGHLELLEHMLDQLWDNHASLNINSSTSPRLVPSGSDYWLDFEGGDAVVTAVRPGSGAANAGLQVGDRVVAMNGMPVLSAASDRIRYGRNAVSEARLNWALNAQAAGYRGQMRGVTVERGGTELNLILDEPMPEQPKEPVTYKRLEGNIGYISIEDSLGDEAAVAAFDAALEALQGASGWIIDLRNTPSGGNTGVAEPMLGRFIRGVKPYQKAGPRWEGEAVRHVASRGPWRVKGRVAVLAGRWTGSMGEGLAIGFDGLRRARVFGSRMAALAGGVESFQLPASGWSVRLPSYDLYHIKGMERHVWHPPYPVIADNGDGPDLALQAAEDWLSR, from the coding sequence GTGGCTGCACCGTCAGTGCACCATGGATACGCGCAAACATCCTCTGGACCTGCAAAAGACTTTCCAACTGAGGAAAAGAGCGACGCGCTGAAGGATGTCGAGGCGCTCTGCGCGCTCGTGCGTGAGCACTATGTCTACTTCGCGCCGCGCAAGAGCGTCTGGGAGGCGACTTGCGAAGCGGCGCGGGAGGCGGCCCTGACAGAGGCTGCGGCAACGCCAGCCGGGCACCTTGAGCTGCTCGAACACATGCTCGACCAGCTCTGGGACAATCACGCCTCGCTGAACATCAACTCCTCGACCTCACCGCGGCTAGTGCCATCGGGGAGCGATTACTGGCTTGATTTCGAAGGCGGCGATGCCGTGGTGACGGCGGTCCGGCCGGGCTCTGGGGCGGCCAATGCTGGTCTGCAAGTGGGCGACCGCGTCGTCGCGATGAATGGCATGCCTGTGTTGAGCGCGGCCAGTGACCGGATCCGGTATGGCCGAAACGCGGTTAGCGAAGCGCGGCTCAATTGGGCGCTGAATGCGCAGGCGGCGGGATATCGCGGCCAGATGCGCGGTGTCACCGTCGAGCGGGGCGGGACGGAGCTCAATCTGATCCTCGATGAGCCTATGCCTGAACAGCCCAAGGAGCCGGTCACCTACAAGCGGCTCGAAGGCAATATCGGCTATATCAGCATCGAGGATTCGCTTGGCGATGAAGCGGCCGTTGCCGCGTTCGACGCTGCGCTTGAAGCGCTGCAAGGCGCATCCGGCTGGATCATTGACCTTCGAAATACGCCGAGCGGCGGCAATACGGGCGTCGCAGAGCCGATGCTTGGCCGCTTTATTCGGGGCGTGAAACCCTATCAGAAGGCTGGTCCGCGTTGGGAAGGCGAGGCCGTCCGGCATGTCGCTTCACGCGGGCCTTGGCGCGTCAAAGGCCGGGTTGCCGTGCTCGCCGGGCGCTGGACGGGCAGTATGGGCGAGGGGCTGGCGATCGGCTTTGATGGCCTTCGCCGGGCGCGCGTTTTCGGCTCTCGAATGGCTGCGCTTGCCGGCGGGGTCGAGAGCTTCCAGTTGCCAGCTAGCGGCTGGTCGGTTCGCCTGCCGAGCTACGATCTCTATCATATCAAGGGCATGGAGCGGCATGTCTGGCACCCGCCATACCCCGTCATTGCTGACAATGGCGATGGACCAGATCTGGCGTTGCAGGCCGCCGAGGACTGGCTCAGCCGCTAG
- a CDS encoding mechanosensitive ion channel, producing MALMTIASFLARQATPSEQIAEELPAGEEDAQDGSGSDAADNSESSNSDFVQSNIEWEDIRESAISTFQSFQENFISWGSLWQLLAVLAALGLGFVASRYPTKRLRAWADARETRDVLTRLAHSVAKIIWPAFTVIGLWIATAVFEAVGFPNEGLRVAASLMNAWIVVRFVTANMQPGFWQTAIAVVAWTVAALYILHLLDPVTDALNAAAFTVAGVKVTLLRVITSIFIAVVALWLGRIAGDAAQSQLKSNKSLNPSIAGILGQVLKVGFMAAAIIVAMSTLGINLTALTVFGGALGVGIGFGLQSIFSNFISGVIILFERSVKVGDFIELQSGVTGLVKEINIRSTLVTTNDNVDILVPNEEFIKAQVINWTLRDARRRMRIGFGVAYGTDKELVKKAALEAAEAVPWTFSGIPGREPQVWLVGFGDSSLDFELVVWLTEEAVKKPSRVKADYYWELHTALYKYEIEIPFPQRDINFRNVGEIALLKDGARVSDAKPKPEPLPPSSPSPLRDEAEGGASSLAGEGDDGDGDAGD from the coding sequence ATGGCTCTGATGACGATTGCCTCATTCCTCGCCCGGCAAGCCACACCAAGCGAGCAGATCGCCGAGGAGTTGCCTGCCGGTGAGGAGGATGCCCAAGACGGATCTGGCAGCGACGCCGCCGACAACAGCGAAAGCAGCAATAGCGATTTCGTCCAATCGAACATTGAGTGGGAAGACATTCGCGAAAGCGCGATCTCGACCTTTCAGAGCTTTCAGGAGAACTTCATCTCATGGGGCTCGCTCTGGCAGCTTCTGGCCGTGCTGGCTGCGCTGGGCCTTGGATTCGTCGCCTCCCGCTACCCGACCAAACGCCTTCGGGCCTGGGCAGATGCACGTGAGACGCGCGATGTCCTGACAAGGCTTGCCCATTCGGTCGCCAAGATCATCTGGCCCGCTTTCACCGTCATAGGCCTCTGGATCGCCACCGCCGTTTTCGAGGCGGTCGGCTTCCCGAATGAAGGCCTGCGTGTCGCTGCAAGCCTCATGAATGCATGGATCGTGGTACGTTTTGTGACCGCGAACATGCAGCCAGGCTTCTGGCAGACGGCCATCGCTGTCGTGGCGTGGACCGTCGCAGCCCTCTACATCCTGCACCTTCTTGACCCTGTCACGGACGCGCTGAACGCCGCTGCCTTCACGGTCGCTGGCGTCAAGGTGACCTTGCTGCGCGTCATTACGAGCATCTTCATCGCGGTTGTCGCGCTCTGGCTTGGACGGATAGCCGGGGATGCGGCGCAGTCCCAACTGAAATCGAACAAGTCGCTCAATCCGTCTATCGCCGGCATTCTGGGTCAGGTGCTCAAGGTCGGCTTCATGGCCGCCGCGATCATCGTCGCCATGTCGACACTAGGCATCAATCTGACGGCGCTGACCGTCTTTGGCGGTGCCCTCGGTGTCGGTATCGGTTTTGGCCTTCAGTCGATCTTCTCGAACTTCATTTCGGGCGTCATCATTCTCTTCGAACGCTCTGTTAAAGTTGGAGATTTTATCGAGCTTCAGTCAGGCGTGACGGGTCTCGTGAAGGAGATCAACATTCGCTCGACGCTGGTCACCACGAACGACAATGTCGATATCCTGGTCCCCAATGAGGAGTTCATCAAGGCGCAGGTCATCAACTGGACACTGCGCGATGCGCGCCGGCGTATGCGGATCGGTTTCGGTGTCGCCTATGGCACTGACAAGGAGCTGGTGAAGAAAGCCGCGCTCGAGGCTGCCGAAGCCGTGCCCTGGACGTTCAGCGGCATCCCTGGCCGTGAGCCGCAAGTCTGGCTCGTCGGCTTTGGCGACTCCAGCCTCGACTTTGAACTCGTCGTCTGGCTGACCGAAGAAGCCGTGAAAAAGCCATCGCGCGTGAAGGCCGACTACTATTGGGAGCTGCATACCGCGCTCTACAAATACGAGATCGAGATCCCCTTCCCGCAGCGCGATATCAATTTCCGCAATGTCGGAGAGATCGCCCTGCTCAAGGATGGCGCGCGTGTCAGCGACGCAAAGCCAAAGCCCGAGCCTCTGCCGCCGTCATCGCCATCGCCGCTGCGCGACGAGGCAGAGGGCGGCGCCTCGAGCCTTGCGGGCGAAGGTGACGATGGCGACGGGGATGCTGGCGACTAG
- a CDS encoding zinc transporter ZntB: protein MTTALVPTETPSVPDKPADGPMLIGCILDGRGGATEIDWQTAKNWVPSRSGEVLWLHLDRMYEDLDDWLIESLNLCEATAELLLSNETRPRAFRERDSLITVLRGINFNPGAEPEDMIAMQIWSDGQRLITLRRRRLQTPRDIHQELLAGRGPCSAGDLFTTLAEQLVIKMNFSIVDMNNRIDEMEEDEDTDVDELLSEIATIRRNCLALKRYMSPQHEAMLAVQKSPPPWLSEDNLTDIREIGERLKRYLEDLDVSKESAIVLQDDLNNRAQAKMNQTMYMLSIVAAIFLPLGFLTGLLGINVGGMPGVDSSNAFWITCSALVVLMGFQFFIFRKLKWL, encoded by the coding sequence ATGACAACTGCACTCGTTCCAACAGAAACGCCGAGCGTCCCTGACAAACCGGCCGATGGCCCGATGCTTATCGGCTGCATCCTTGATGGCCGGGGCGGCGCGACGGAGATTGACTGGCAGACCGCAAAGAATTGGGTGCCGTCGAGGTCCGGCGAAGTCCTCTGGCTCCACCTCGACCGGATGTATGAGGATCTGGACGATTGGCTGATCGAGTCGCTGAACCTCTGCGAGGCCACGGCCGAACTCCTTCTCTCTAACGAAACACGCCCCCGCGCCTTTCGGGAGCGCGACAGCCTGATCACCGTCCTGCGCGGCATCAACTTCAATCCGGGCGCAGAGCCTGAAGACATGATCGCCATGCAGATCTGGAGCGATGGCCAGCGGCTGATAACGCTACGCCGCAGACGTCTTCAGACGCCGCGCGATATCCATCAGGAATTACTGGCCGGACGCGGCCCCTGCTCGGCTGGCGACCTCTTCACCACGCTTGCCGAGCAGCTTGTCATCAAGATGAATTTTTCCATCGTCGACATGAACAACCGTATCGATGAAATGGAAGAGGATGAGGACACTGACGTCGACGAACTCCTGTCCGAGATCGCCACGATCAGGCGCAATTGCCTCGCGCTAAAACGCTATATGTCACCGCAGCATGAGGCGATGCTGGCCGTCCAGAAATCGCCGCCGCCCTGGCTGTCGGAAGACAACCTCACCGACATCCGCGAGATTGGCGAGCGTCTCAAACGTTATCTCGAAGACCTTGATGTTTCGAAGGAAAGCGCCATCGTCCTGCAGGATGATCTCAATAATCGCGCGCAGGCCAAGATGAACCAGACGATGTACATGCTGTCCATCGTTGCGGCGATCTTCCTGCCGCTCGGCTTTCTGACCGGTCTTCTCGGGATCAATGTCGGCGGCATGCCCGGCGTCGATTCTTCCAATGCCTTCTGGATCACCTGCAGCGCGCTGGTCGTCCTGATGGGCTTCCAGTTCTTCATTTTCAGGAAACTCAAATGGCTCTGA